One region of Glycine max cultivar Williams 82 chromosome 9, Glycine_max_v4.0, whole genome shotgun sequence genomic DNA includes:
- the LOC102661343 gene encoding uncharacterized protein isoform X1 translates to MFTFMMNLSSNSSKENGKRKEKGYHCSYCEKAFENSQGLGDHQRLYEVEIKQHNNQMIHFQNSKDVTKSNPGHGDALMKALSRGTTNNPYVTKGNYYGGYSREDHNSLFMPPNYSSARTDNASLVTSIQYKETIPFSQSVDYPIYMSSFSNHIGGASSSINHQFDASNPQFFIDSFSKPFKSNFWKNEHNDPNLTYPVLVRNSSLPGYHMADFSLWNFNTNKFPSPIEPNVVDTQINFVGSNNSYSYNVDQIYEKVKNHNRDEVQEKIPMMNPPKMPNINFGPLVNHGIEMLQKKEAWFSTKETKLKAVEAIFGKDEGKNASTSKSANFIKEQEVDLDLSLHL, encoded by the exons ATGTTCACTTTCATGATGAATCTTTCTTCAAATTCTAGTAAAGAAAATGgcaagaggaaagaaaaaggctaTCATTGCTCATATTGTGAAAAGGCATTTGAAAATTCTCAAGGTCTTGGAGATCATCAAAGGTTGTATGAAGTTGAGATTAAGCAACACAACAATCAAAtgattcattttcaaaattcaaaggaTGTTACCAAGTCTAATCCTGGACATGGGGATGCCTTAATGAAAGCTTTGTCTAGaggtacaacaaacaatccttaTGTAACGAAAG GAAATTATTATGGAGGCTATAGCCGAGAAGACCACAATTCATTGTTCATGCCTCCAAATTATTCTTCTGCCCGAACCGACAATGCATCCTTGGTAACGTCAATTCAATATAAAGAGACCATTCCTTTTTCTCAATCTGTAGACTATCCAATTTATATGAGTTCTTTTAGTAATCATATAGGTGGTGCAAGTTCTTCTATAAACCATCAATTTGATGCTAGCAATccacaattttttattgatagttTTTCCAAACCTTTTAAAAGCAATTTTTGGAAAAACGAACATAATGATCCCAATCTCACATATCCGGTCTTGGTTAGAAATTCATCTTTACCCGGTTATCACATGGCTGATTTTAGTTTATGGAATTTTAACACCAACAAATTTCCTAGCCCAATTGAGCCTAATGTTGTTGATAcccaaataaattttgttggCTCAAACAATAGTTATAGTTATAATGTGGACCAGATTTATGAGAAGGTAAAAAACCATAATAGAGATGAAGTTCAAGAAAAAATTCCAATGATGAATCCACCAAAAATGCCCAATATCAACTTTGGTCCACTTGTCAATCATGGAATAGAGATGCtgcaaaaaaaggaagcatggtTTTCTACAAAAGAGACAAAGCTTAAAGCTGTAGAAGCAATTTTCGGCAAGGATGAAGGGAAGAATGCTTCGACTTCAAAGAGtgcaaattttataaaagaacaAGAGGTTGACTTGGATCTTTCCCTTCATTTATAG
- the LOC102661343 gene encoding uncharacterized protein isoform X2, protein MFTFMMNLSSNSSKENGKRKEKGYHCSYCEKAFENSQGLGDHQRLYEVEIKQHNNQMIHFQNSKDVTKSNPGHGDALMKALSRGNYYGGYSREDHNSLFMPPNYSSARTDNASLVTSIQYKETIPFSQSVDYPIYMSSFSNHIGGASSSINHQFDASNPQFFIDSFSKPFKSNFWKNEHNDPNLTYPVLVRNSSLPGYHMADFSLWNFNTNKFPSPIEPNVVDTQINFVGSNNSYSYNVDQIYEKVKNHNRDEVQEKIPMMNPPKMPNINFGPLVNHGIEMLQKKEAWFSTKETKLKAVEAIFGKDEGKNASTSKSANFIKEQEVDLDLSLHL, encoded by the exons ATGTTCACTTTCATGATGAATCTTTCTTCAAATTCTAGTAAAGAAAATGgcaagaggaaagaaaaaggctaTCATTGCTCATATTGTGAAAAGGCATTTGAAAATTCTCAAGGTCTTGGAGATCATCAAAGGTTGTATGAAGTTGAGATTAAGCAACACAACAATCAAAtgattcattttcaaaattcaaaggaTGTTACCAAGTCTAATCCTGGACATGGGGATGCCTTAATGAAAGCTTTGTCTAGag GAAATTATTATGGAGGCTATAGCCGAGAAGACCACAATTCATTGTTCATGCCTCCAAATTATTCTTCTGCCCGAACCGACAATGCATCCTTGGTAACGTCAATTCAATATAAAGAGACCATTCCTTTTTCTCAATCTGTAGACTATCCAATTTATATGAGTTCTTTTAGTAATCATATAGGTGGTGCAAGTTCTTCTATAAACCATCAATTTGATGCTAGCAATccacaattttttattgatagttTTTCCAAACCTTTTAAAAGCAATTTTTGGAAAAACGAACATAATGATCCCAATCTCACATATCCGGTCTTGGTTAGAAATTCATCTTTACCCGGTTATCACATGGCTGATTTTAGTTTATGGAATTTTAACACCAACAAATTTCCTAGCCCAATTGAGCCTAATGTTGTTGATAcccaaataaattttgttggCTCAAACAATAGTTATAGTTATAATGTGGACCAGATTTATGAGAAGGTAAAAAACCATAATAGAGATGAAGTTCAAGAAAAAATTCCAATGATGAATCCACCAAAAATGCCCAATATCAACTTTGGTCCACTTGTCAATCATGGAATAGAGATGCtgcaaaaaaaggaagcatggtTTTCTACAAAAGAGACAAAGCTTAAAGCTGTAGAAGCAATTTTCGGCAAGGATGAAGGGAAGAATGCTTCGACTTCAAAGAGtgcaaattttataaaagaacaAGAGGTTGACTTGGATCTTTCCCTTCATTTATAG